A section of the Prochlorococcus marinus XMU1402 genome encodes:
- a CDS encoding VOC family protein: protein MKFSQGVNRIGHIALRVENLERAKSFYIKLGMNLVWDDKDWSYLEAGKGKDGLALLGPSYKAAGPHFAFHFEDKTEVVNIQNDLKNSGLKVGPLHEHRDGTASFYMKDTEGNWLEMLYVPPEGIQSNV, encoded by the coding sequence TTGAAGTTTTCACAAGGAGTAAATAGGATTGGTCACATCGCGCTTAGAGTTGAGAATCTCGAAAGGGCGAAATCTTTTTATATTAAATTAGGTATGAATTTGGTTTGGGATGATAAAGATTGGTCTTATTTGGAAGCCGGTAAAGGGAAAGATGGACTTGCATTATTGGGTCCAAGTTATAAAGCGGCAGGACCTCACTTTGCTTTTCATTTTGAAGATAAAACAGAAGTAGTAAATATCCAAAATGATTTAAAAAATTCTGGCTTAAAAGTTGGTCCTTTGCATGAACATCGAGATGGAACTGCATCTTTTTATATGAAGGATACTGAAGGAAATTGGCTCGAGATGCTTTATGTTCCTCCCGAAGGGATTCAATCGAATGTTTGA
- the hemB gene encoding porphobilinogen synthase yields the protein MNSIIRPRRLRRTEAIREMVRENHLRASDFIYPLFIHEKDFKEEISAMPGTFRWDINGLIKEVTRAWELGIRCVVLFPKINDNLKTEDGAECFNEKGLIPKAIRILKKEIPQMAIMTDVALDPYSCDGHDGLVDETGKILNDETIEILKKQALTQACAGADFIGPSDMMDGRVGAIRTVLDSQGFSDVGIISYTAKYSSAYYGPFRTALDSAPRENSKKIIPDNKSTYQMDPANSKEALIESALDQYEGADILMVKPGISYLDIVYRLSTFSNKPIAAYNVSGEYSMVKSAAMKNWINEKDIVLETLLSFKRAGAKLILTYHACDASQWLHDT from the coding sequence ATGAATTCTATTATTCGTCCAAGAAGATTAAGAAGAACTGAGGCAATTAGAGAAATGGTAAGAGAAAACCATTTAAGGGCTTCGGATTTTATATATCCATTATTTATTCACGAAAAAGATTTTAAAGAGGAAATTTCGGCAATGCCGGGAACTTTTAGATGGGATATAAATGGCTTAATCAAGGAAGTTACTAGGGCATGGGAATTGGGAATAAGGTGTGTGGTTCTTTTCCCAAAAATCAATGATAACTTAAAGACTGAAGATGGTGCAGAGTGTTTTAATGAAAAAGGTTTAATACCTAAAGCTATTCGAATACTAAAAAAAGAGATTCCACAAATGGCAATAATGACAGATGTAGCCTTGGACCCATACTCGTGTGATGGTCATGATGGATTAGTTGATGAAACTGGAAAAATATTGAACGATGAAACAATCGAAATTTTAAAGAAACAAGCTTTAACGCAAGCTTGTGCTGGAGCAGATTTTATTGGCCCTAGTGACATGATGGATGGGCGAGTTGGAGCAATTAGAACTGTTCTTGATAGTCAAGGATTTAGTGATGTAGGGATTATTAGTTATACAGCAAAATATTCATCTGCTTATTATGGTCCATTTAGAACTGCTTTAGATTCAGCTCCAAGAGAAAATAGTAAGAAAATTATTCCAGATAATAAGTCTACATATCAAATGGACCCTGCCAATTCAAAAGAGGCATTAATTGAATCTGCATTGGATCAGTATGAAGGAGCTGATATTTTGATGGTAAAACCAGGGATTTCATACTTGGATATTGTTTATAGATTAAGCACTTTTTCAAATAAACCAATTGCTGCATACAACGTTAGTGGGGAGTACTCAATGGTAAAGTCTGCCGCTATGAAGAACTGGATTAATGAAAAAGATATTGTTTTAGAAACGTTGCTTAGTTTCAAAAGAGCAGGAGCAAAATTAATACTCACTTATCATGCTTGTGATGCATCTCAATGGTTGCATGATACTTAA